Part of the Paenibacillus kyungheensis genome, ATCGTGATTTACTATTGAAAAAATAATACAGGTCTCTGGCTATTTTTAGATAATCGCCGAAATGATAACAAGATCTATAAGCGAACTAATGGTATTGCTCAGTGATTTCACGAATATCAGTTGTATATTGATTCTGATCCGTTCGGGTTTAGCACTTAGATACGGATCAGAATCGTATTTTTTCACAAATGAAGCGTTATCATTTTGGAAATATTTGAAAAAAACGTACAAAAAAGCTGACATTATGGTTAATGTCAGCTTTTTTTGTATGTAAAACACAAATAGTTGTTGCCCTTCATTACAAATACCCGTATACTGATTATAAATTAATAACAAGCAAACAGATCAACTGAGTTATCTGCATTCCTTGACTTAAATATGTTGCATTTCGTATAAGAAATACCATAATAGAAACCATCTATGGCAGTAGATGGCTTCATGTATATCTTTATTGGTATTTTTCTATCCTATGCTCTTGGCCGATCAGATGGATAAATCTTATTTTTGCGGAATAGTCAATTGGTATCCAGCTGGAAGAAGATTGTTAGCAGCAATCAACTCATCTACAGTTACACCATATTGAGCAGCGATTTCAGTAAGGCTAGCACCTTGTGGAACAACTACAGTTACGTTTGTTTTAGCTTGAGTTTCAGTAGCAGGTGTCTTAGCGGCATCTGTTTTTTCTTGTTCTGGAGCAGTTGTTGTTTCGTTAGAAGAACCGAACATTGCATTTACTTGTGCAGATACAGCAGCTTGGTAAGCAGCGTTGTCAGCACGTTTTTCTGCTTTATCTTTGTTTTTCTCATGGTTAGAATCGTTACTTGCAGCAGATACTTGGTGTGCTCCCAAAGGTGCTACTACAGATACTGCTCCCAAACTTGCTGCTACTACTGTAGACAATAATACTTTTTGAATTTTGCTGTTCATCATTTTGTATCTCTCCTAATTGAATGTTTTATTTTGTATTACTCTGTGTTACGTGTTTATCTTGATTTTAGATCACTCTATACTCTAACCACTTTAGCTTGTTATGAATAATTATGAGGTAGTAGTCATGTAT contains:
- a CDS encoding LysM peptidoglycan-binding domain-containing protein; the protein is MMNSKIQKVLLSTVVAASLGAVSVVAPLGAHQVSAASNDSNHEKNKDKAEKRADNAAYQAAVSAQVNAMFGSSNETTTAPEQEKTDAAKTPATETQAKTNVTVVVPQGASLTEIAAQYGVTVDELIAANNLLPAGYQLTIPQK